One Theropithecus gelada isolate Dixy chromosome 3, Tgel_1.0, whole genome shotgun sequence genomic window carries:
- the LOC112621813 gene encoding keratin-associated protein 20-1, producing the protein MIDYTNYYGGYGYGGLGCGYGCGYGCGYRGYGGYGNGCCHPSCYGRYWSYGFY; encoded by the coding sequence ATGATTGACTATACTAACTACTATGGTGGCTATGGGTATGGTGGACTTGGCTGTGGCTATGGCTGTGGCTATGGCTGTGGCTATCGTGGCTATGGAGGCTACGGAAATGGCTGCTGCCACCCATCTTGTTATGGAAGATACTGGTCATATGGTTTCTACTGA
- the LOC112620090 gene encoding keratin-associated protein 6-1 has protein sequence MCGSYYGNYYGTRGYGCCGYGGLGCGYGGLGCGYGSCCGCGFRRLGCGYGYGSRSLCGCGYGCGSGSGCYY, from the exons ATGTGTGGCAGCTACTACGGAAACTACTATGGCACTCGTGGCTATGGGTGCTGTGGCTATGGAGGCCTTGGCTGTGGCTATGGAG GCCTGGGCTGTGGCTATGGCTCCTGCTGTGGCTGTGGCTTCCGCAGACTGGGCTGTGGCTATGGCTATGGCTCCCGTTCCCTTTGTGGCTGTGGCTATGGATGCGGCTCTGGCTCTGGCTGCTATTATTGA
- the LOC112621814 gene encoding keratin-associated protein 22-1, with protein sequence TTEPTFLETVSFYNNSHSGQGYAKGGLGCSYGCGHSGYGYAFYCPWCYERSWFSGCF encoded by the coding sequence ACAACTGAGCCTACCTTTCTTGAAACCGTGAGTTTTTATAACAACTCCCATAGTGGCCAGGGCTATGCCAAAGGAGGCCTGGGCTGCAGCTATGGCTGTGGTCATAGTGGCTATGGCTATGCCTTCTACTGCCCATGGTGCTATGAAAGATCTTGGTTTTCTGGCTGCTTCTGA